The Balearica regulorum gibbericeps isolate bBalReg1 chromosome 27, bBalReg1.pri, whole genome shotgun sequence genome contains a region encoding:
- the RASSF2 gene encoding ras association domain-containing protein 2 — MDYGGCEYLVPCGKDKYISKNELLLHLKTYNIYYEGQNLQLRHREEEGELIVEGLLNISWGLRRPIRLQMQDDNQRIRPPPSSSSWHSGCNLGAHGSVLKPSTLPDIQVTDAEATPNAEAPGSGAATRLQPEETPQLMRTRSDVGVRRRGSARTPSEQRRIRRHRFSINGHFYNHKTSVFTPAYGSVTNVRINSTMTTPQVLKLLLNKFKIENSAEEFALYIVHTSGEKQKLRASDYPLIARILQGPCEQVSKVFLMEKDQVEEVTYDVAQYIKFEMPVLRSFIQKLEEEEDREVKKLMHKYSILRLRIKQRLEEISEGPTAM; from the exons ATGGATTACGGCGGCTGCGAGTACCTTGTCCCCTGCGGAAAAGACAAATACATCTCCAA aaatgagCTGCTCTTACACTTGAAGACGTACAACATCTACTACGAAGGGCAAAATTTGCAGCTGCGGCACCGGGAG GAGGAAGGTGAGCTCATTGTGGAGGGGCTGCTGAACATCTCCTGGGGCTTGCGGCGACCCATCCGCCTGCAGATGCAGGACGACAACCAGCGCATCCGTCCtccaccctcctcttcctcctggcacTCCGGCTGCAACCTGGGAGCCCACGG GTCCGTGCTGAAGCCCAGCACCTTGCCGGACATCCAGGTTACGGATGCGGAGGCCACGCCGAACGCAGAGGCTCCCGGGAGCGGCGCAG CCACCAGATTGCAGCCGGAGGAGACGCCGCAGCTGATGCGGACGCGGAGCGACGTAGGTGTACGGCGCCGCGGCAGCGCCCGCACCCCCAGCGAGCAGCGGCGCATCCGCCGGCACCGCTTCTCCATCAACGGGCACTTCTACAACCATAAG ACATCCGTGTTCACGCCGGCGTACGGCTCCGTCACCAACGTCCGGATAAACAGCACGATGACAACCCCCCAGGTCCTCAAACTGCTGCTCAATAAATTCAAG ATTGAAAACTCGGCGGAGGAGTTCGCGCTCTACATCGTCCACACCAGCGGAG agaagcagaagctgcGAGCCAGCGATTACCCCCTGATCGCCCGCATCCTGCAGGGCCCCTGCGAACAGGTCTCCAAGGTCTTCCTCATGGAGAAGGACCAGGTGGAGGAAGTCACCTACGAC GTTGCTCAGTACATCAAATTTGAGATGCCCGTCCTCAGGAGCTTCATCcagaagctggaggaagaggaggatcgCGAAGTGAAGAAGCTAATGCACAA ATACTCCATCCTCCGGCTGAGGATCAAGCAAAGGCTGGAGGAGATCTCCGAAGGTCCAACGGCGATGTGA